Proteins from one Pontibacter korlensis genomic window:
- a CDS encoding recombinase family protein, translating into MKSVIYTRVSKEEQTTQRQVNDLKKVEGFEVVKVFSENISGFTKSVGERKVLQDMLKFVHNHEIECILISEISRLGRNTQETLTLMKELEEKGICLHIQNLGITLGADTEKDRIFNKLIITILSDISRLESENLSYRIKSGLRNRKAQGLHVGRKVNSSESRDRFLAKHKQVIKYLNLGRSYKEIQAITGTAPATISKVKKAMAEG; encoded by the coding sequence GCGTATCCAAAGAAGAACAGACCACGCAGCGTCAGGTTAACGACCTCAAGAAAGTAGAGGGATTCGAGGTTGTGAAAGTATTCTCAGAAAATATCAGCGGCTTTACGAAATCAGTAGGGGAGAGGAAAGTACTACAGGATATGCTGAAGTTTGTTCATAATCATGAGATAGAGTGCATCCTCATCTCCGAAATCTCACGTCTAGGTAGAAACACACAAGAAACGCTAACCCTCATGAAGGAGTTGGAGGAGAAAGGTATTTGCCTGCATATACAAAACTTGGGAATTACGCTTGGTGCTGACACTGAGAAGGACAGGATATTCAACAAGCTCATCATCACCATACTCTCCGATATATCTAGGCTGGAGAGTGAAAACCTTTCTTATCGTATAAAGTCAGGACTGAGAAACCGTAAAGCACAGGGGCTGCATGTGGGGCGTAAAGTAAATAGCTCCGAGTCAAGAGATAGGTTCCTTGCCAAACATAAGCAGGTTATTAAGTACCTTAACTTGGGCAGGAGCTATAAAGAGATTCAGGCTATCACTGGAACAGCTCCCGCCACTATCAGTAAGGTAAAGAAGGCCATGGCAGAGGGGTAG
- a CDS encoding DUF2075 domain-containing protein gives MIVYRKSKGEFLTDIDDFIIEDIIHKSVEEKLSRRVGDSEYRSWQNSLQFMASVLRTDSIPTDAGVAIEYNIPRTSNRIDFIVSGQNENEEEHAILVELKQWDKIELTGKDAMVRTRFKHGMSEELHPSYQAWSYSALLNGFNETVYEENIQLKPCAYLHNYTNDGLITNSFYADYIAKAPVFCKEDKLKLREFISGFVKHGDKRNVILRIENGKIKPSKSLADSMASMIRGNQEFVMIDAQKIVYENALALARKSTPSDKNVMIVRGGPGTGKSVVAINLLVALTKKGLLAQYVTKNSAPRTVYETKLTGTLKKTEISNFFSGSGAFTSTRPNMYNALIVDEAHRLNEKSGMFQNMGENQIKEIINSSQFSVFFIDEDQKVTLSDIGEEEEIEKWAVFHNATVHKLELTSQFRCGGSDGYLAWLDDVLQIRETANNMLDSKDGYDFRIYSDPNELRDAIFKKNREANKARLVAGYCWNWNSKKNPADMDIVIPEHDFAMQWNLGSDGMLWIVKPESVSEVGCIHTCQGLEVDYVGVIVGSDLIYRDGQVLVDPTKRSSMDKSIHGYKKRMKENPDDTKKLVKAIIKNTYRTLMSRGMKGCYVYFTDKETEEYFKSRVALPVQEVAN, from the coding sequence ATGATCGTTTACAGAAAATCAAAGGGAGAGTTTTTGACCGATATAGATGACTTCATCATAGAAGACATCATTCACAAGTCCGTTGAGGAGAAGCTCAGCCGCAGGGTCGGTGACAGCGAGTACAGGTCGTGGCAGAACTCCCTGCAGTTCATGGCATCCGTACTAAGAACCGACAGTATCCCAACCGATGCTGGCGTTGCCATAGAGTATAACATCCCCAGAACCAGCAACCGTATCGACTTCATTGTGTCCGGCCAGAACGAGAACGAGGAAGAACACGCGATACTTGTAGAGCTGAAGCAATGGGATAAGATTGAGCTAACAGGTAAGGATGCCATGGTGCGTACCCGCTTCAAGCACGGTATGAGTGAGGAACTGCATCCAAGCTATCAAGCGTGGTCCTACTCTGCCCTGCTTAACGGGTTCAATGAGACAGTTTATGAGGAAAACATACAGCTCAAGCCATGCGCCTATCTGCACAACTACACGAATGATGGTCTCATCACGAACAGCTTCTATGCAGACTACATTGCCAAGGCTCCTGTGTTCTGTAAGGAGGACAAACTTAAGCTGAGGGAGTTTATCAGTGGATTCGTAAAGCACGGAGATAAAAGAAACGTCATCCTCCGTATCGAAAACGGCAAGATTAAGCCCTCCAAGAGTCTAGCTGACAGCATGGCCTCCATGATCAGGGGCAATCAGGAGTTCGTTATGATTGACGCTCAGAAGATCGTGTATGAGAACGCGCTGGCACTTGCTCGGAAGTCTACTCCCTCCGATAAGAATGTTATGATTGTACGCGGTGGTCCTGGAACTGGTAAGTCCGTGGTTGCCATAAACCTGCTTGTAGCCCTGACAAAAAAAGGATTGCTGGCGCAGTATGTCACGAAGAACTCAGCACCAAGGACAGTGTATGAGACCAAGCTGACAGGTACCTTAAAGAAAACGGAAATATCAAATTTCTTCTCAGGCTCAGGAGCCTTTACCAGCACCCGCCCCAACATGTACAACGCCCTGATAGTGGATGAGGCACACAGGCTGAATGAGAAGTCCGGTATGTTCCAGAATATGGGGGAAAACCAGATCAAGGAGATTATCAACTCCTCCCAGTTCTCGGTTTTCTTTATAGACGAGGACCAAAAGGTTACCCTAAGCGATATCGGAGAGGAAGAGGAGATTGAGAAGTGGGCTGTTTTCCATAATGCCACAGTCCATAAGCTGGAGCTGACCTCCCAGTTCAGGTGCGGTGGCTCTGATGGCTATCTGGCATGGCTGGACGATGTGCTGCAGATACGGGAGACTGCCAATAACATGCTTGACTCCAAAGATGGGTATGACTTCCGAATTTACAGCGACCCTAACGAGCTGAGAGATGCCATCTTCAAAAAGAACAGGGAGGCAAACAAGGCACGGCTGGTAGCTGGTTACTGCTGGAACTGGAACAGCAAGAAGAACCCTGCTGACATGGACATTGTCATCCCTGAGCATGATTTTGCCATGCAGTGGAATTTAGGTAGTGACGGTATGCTTTGGATTGTCAAGCCTGAGTCAGTGAGTGAGGTGGGCTGCATTCACACCTGTCAGGGTTTGGAAGTGGATTACGTGGGGGTAATTGTGGGCTCAGACCTTATATACCGTGACGGACAGGTACTGGTAGACCCTACTAAACGCTCCAGCATGGACAAGTCCATCCACGGCTATAAGAAGAGGATGAAGGAAAACCCAGATGATACTAAGAAGCTCGTTAAGGCCATCATCAAGAACACCTACAGAACCTTGATGTCCAGAGGCATGAAAGGCTGCTATGTGTACTTCACAGACAAGGAGACGGAGGAATATTTCAAGTCGAGAGTTGCGCTACCTGTGCAAGAGGTGGCCAACTAA
- a CDS encoding nucleotide pyrophosphohydrolase, producing the protein MSDIKEVTAALLQFRDERDWKQFHNSKDLALAISIEANELLELFLWKGNEDADKAKLEEELADVLSFCLLLAEKHGLDVADIIRNKIQKNNTKYPVSKSKGNATKYTEL; encoded by the coding sequence ATGAGCGACATTAAAGAAGTGACAGCCGCCTTGCTCCAGTTTAGGGATGAGCGGGATTGGAAGCAGTTTCACAACTCCAAAGACCTAGCCTTGGCCATCTCCATAGAGGCAAACGAGCTGCTGGAGCTGTTCCTCTGGAAAGGCAATGAGGACGCTGACAAGGCTAAGCTGGAAGAGGAGTTAGCAGATGTGCTCTCCTTCTGTCTTCTGCTGGCTGAGAAGCACGGTTTGGATGTCGCTGATATTATCAGAAACAAGATCCAGAAGAATAACACAAAGTACCCAGTATCCAAGTCCAAAGGCAACGCCACCAAATACACCGAGCTATGA
- a CDS encoding tetratricopeptide repeat protein yields MMHIFHPLDDFTYDLFLTGKERDIEQLKQKMTDFYSVGPYKPKITVKEKQIEVEIDATLIEEQQKAYQEVISLSEQGKYDLAKDKLLPLIQKAPHVSEYHRVLGQIYSEIGDQDEAINSLIDALKWDRKNGWALLMMGNIFARHHRDIGTALKYYKEAAKANPEDNITLNNIGAIMLQAGRNKEAIDFLLQAKDINPDYPNTYHALAMAEESEGNLLGAFNYAISAIKKNPNRDNLYTESLRYAMHLAQKLMEEGKGRSLMNKYTRELEERTGKRIDTVEDDSISTAAKIEFAENYSRDRHIIRYKPSYPAVEHLVMHELVHLDLVTEARQEQKNQLFTTSLAHSKTFDRDMEKDAKRLRKQGLPEDSVKGFLSSIFNGLNLQVYNTPIDLFIEDFLYSTYKELRPYQFLSLMRMAQEGIKATTDKTIVAHAPKAVVSASKVYNLVNAMHLRDLYGVNLVADFKATPKEVKQAEEFMEEFEEYRYDREPAEEYELVQNWADDLELSSYFELVEEASHRTGKSPEDVVSEMEENAMDAVYSDPYEEQQMRTFQEEHKDKDLNMAVAMYMVDALKYFSKLPQDKVKAIAHEIAMKGMYGIHPDRKDYTLPSIPSKTFTGYHLLAYYYVSWAIAEPQFLPELQLPFDKEYSVAKQLQEGK; encoded by the coding sequence ATGATGCACATATTCCACCCTCTTGATGACTTCACCTATGACCTCTTCCTTACAGGTAAAGAGAGAGACATTGAGCAGCTGAAGCAAAAGATGACTGACTTCTACTCTGTTGGCCCATACAAGCCGAAGATAACAGTAAAGGAAAAGCAAATAGAGGTAGAAATAGATGCTACCCTAATTGAGGAGCAGCAGAAAGCATATCAGGAGGTAATTTCGCTCAGTGAGCAGGGGAAGTATGATCTTGCCAAGGATAAGCTCCTACCATTGATCCAGAAGGCCCCCCACGTGTCAGAGTACCACCGAGTGCTTGGTCAAATTTACTCTGAAATAGGTGACCAGGATGAGGCCATAAATTCGCTTATTGACGCGCTTAAGTGGGATAGGAAAAACGGCTGGGCACTGCTCATGATGGGTAACATCTTCGCTCGCCACCACAGGGATATCGGTACGGCCCTGAAGTACTACAAGGAAGCTGCCAAGGCCAATCCAGAGGACAACATCACGCTCAACAACATCGGGGCAATCATGCTGCAGGCTGGCAGAAATAAGGAAGCCATTGATTTCTTGCTACAGGCCAAAGACATTAACCCTGACTACCCTAACACCTACCATGCACTGGCCATGGCAGAGGAGAGCGAGGGAAACCTGCTAGGGGCATTCAACTACGCCATCAGCGCCATCAAGAAGAACCCAAATAGGGATAACCTCTATACCGAGAGCCTGCGTTACGCCATGCACCTTGCCCAAAAGCTAATGGAGGAAGGCAAAGGGCGCAGCCTCATGAACAAGTACACCAGAGAGCTGGAAGAGCGAACAGGCAAACGTATTGACACCGTGGAGGATGACTCTATCTCCACAGCCGCTAAAATAGAGTTTGCGGAGAACTACAGCCGCGACAGGCACATCATACGCTACAAGCCCTCCTACCCTGCCGTGGAGCACCTCGTGATGCACGAGTTGGTGCACTTGGACCTTGTGACAGAGGCAAGGCAGGAACAGAAGAACCAACTGTTCACTACCAGCCTTGCCCACAGCAAAACCTTTGACAGGGATATGGAGAAGGATGCGAAGCGACTACGCAAGCAGGGTCTGCCAGAGGATTCCGTAAAGGGGTTCCTCTCCTCTATTTTTAACGGGTTGAACCTTCAGGTGTACAATACCCCAATTGACCTATTTATCGAGGACTTCCTATACAGCACCTATAAGGAACTGCGCCCTTATCAGTTCCTATCCCTGATGCGAATGGCGCAGGAGGGGATAAAGGCCACCACAGACAAGACAATCGTAGCACATGCTCCCAAGGCTGTAGTGTCGGCATCCAAAGTATATAACCTCGTGAACGCCATGCACCTGAGAGACCTGTACGGAGTAAACTTGGTAGCAGACTTCAAGGCCACTCCTAAAGAGGTAAAGCAGGCAGAGGAGTTCATGGAGGAATTTGAGGAGTACCGCTATGACCGTGAGCCTGCCGAGGAGTACGAGCTTGTGCAGAACTGGGCTGATGACCTAGAACTAAGCAGCTACTTTGAGCTAGTGGAGGAGGCTTCCCACAGAACGGGCAAATCACCTGAAGATGTAGTCTCAGAGATGGAAGAAAACGCTATGGATGCCGTTTATTCCGACCCCTACGAGGAGCAGCAGATGCGTACTTTTCAGGAGGAGCACAAGGACAAAGACCTGAACATGGCCGTGGCGATGTACATGGTCGATGCCCTCAAGTACTTCAGCAAACTCCCTCAAGATAAGGTGAAAGCCATAGCTCATGAAATAGCCATGAAAGGTATGTACGGCATCCATCCAGACAGGAAAGATTACACGCTGCCTAGCATCCCATCCAAGACGTTTACAGGCTACCATCTTCTGGCCTACTACTACGTTAGCTGGGCCATCGCAGAACCACAGTTCCTACCTGAGCTACAGTTGCCCTTTGACAAGGAGTATTCTGTGGCCAAACAACTACAAGAGGGAAAATAA
- a CDS encoding Rha family transcriptional regulator: MESTELVTGRIENKAATTSLIIAKAFGYDHSYLKRKIRNLNCNAEFKQQNFGEVPGIDKENDQLVRKYLITLDGFIKLGMSSHKRKIYSERLNELFTAFRYKQLCIDIDDKLEVAKKQIYIALESEFFC, encoded by the coding sequence ATGGAAAGCACGGAACTGGTAACTGGGAGAATTGAAAATAAGGCTGCCACCACATCATTGATAATAGCCAAAGCATTTGGTTACGACCACAGCTATTTGAAGAGGAAAATTAGGAACCTAAACTGCAATGCAGAATTTAAGCAGCAAAATTTTGGGGAGGTACCCGGTATTGATAAAGAAAATGATCAGTTGGTACGAAAGTATCTAATTACATTAGATGGATTCATTAAACTTGGCATGAGTAGTCATAAACGCAAAATCTACTCAGAGAGGTTAAACGAGCTTTTTACCGCTTTTAGGTATAAACAATTATGTATTGATATTGATGACAAGTTAGAAGTAGCAAAAAAACAAATATATATTGCTTTAGAGTCAGAATTCTTTTGTTAA
- a CDS encoding helix-turn-helix domain-containing protein, with the protein MGEQILSTLYQIEQLLKAQNLLQKEVLTFEEACLYLNLSESHLYKLTSAREIPHYKPQGKKLYFKSTELNSWMLSVRISTYEEVESSASTYMVVNK; encoded by the coding sequence ATGGGAGAGCAAATTTTATCTACACTTTACCAAATAGAGCAGCTGCTTAAAGCACAGAACCTATTGCAAAAAGAAGTTCTAACATTTGAGGAGGCATGCCTATACCTAAACCTTAGTGAAAGTCATCTCTACAAATTAACTAGTGCAAGAGAAATACCTCACTACAAACCACAAGGAAAAAAATTATACTTTAAGAGTACAGAGCTTAATTCGTGGATGCTTTCGGTTCGAATCTCTACTTATGAAGAAGTAGAAAGCTCAGCCAGTACTTACATGGTTGTGAACAAGTAG
- a CDS encoding site-specific integrase, whose translation MGVILRQRQKTDRGKISLFLDISHNGKRWTKFLKIYLHPEPTSGRLSPKLKADNREKLAKAEAIRTKYESDLVFGEYGFVEKNKGSANFIEYFEALTTGKKKKSAGNYGNWDSALKHLIKYNGGSKIKFTDISPAWVSGFKNYLDTDAFKKSKEPLSANTKLSYFNKLKAALNQAVNDGIISKNPAVNIKGFKEPDSHREYLTLDELKKIASAECELPILKKSFLFSCLTGLRFSDVSSLTWKQLESSSEEGYYLRFTQQKTKGVTKQYIQPQAVKLLGPTGEPEEKIFKGLYYSAHNNKLLRKWVHSAGISKHITFHSARHTFATLLITLDVDLYTVSKLLGHSDVKITQIYAKLIDKKKREAIDKVPDLGIEL comes from the coding sequence ATGGGTGTTATACTTAGACAAAGACAGAAAACGGATAGAGGAAAAATAAGTCTATTCTTAGACATTTCTCATAATGGAAAGCGGTGGACTAAATTTTTAAAAATCTATTTACATCCTGAACCAACCTCGGGTAGGCTGTCGCCAAAACTAAAAGCTGATAACAGAGAGAAACTTGCTAAAGCTGAAGCGATAAGGACCAAATACGAATCCGATTTAGTATTTGGCGAATATGGTTTTGTAGAGAAAAATAAGGGGAGCGCCAATTTTATAGAATACTTTGAGGCCCTAACAACAGGGAAAAAGAAGAAAAGTGCTGGTAACTACGGCAACTGGGACAGCGCTTTAAAGCACCTTATAAAGTACAATGGTGGTAGTAAAATAAAATTCACAGATATATCCCCAGCTTGGGTATCAGGTTTTAAAAATTATTTAGATACAGATGCTTTTAAAAAGAGTAAGGAGCCCCTTTCTGCAAACACTAAGTTATCCTATTTCAACAAACTAAAAGCTGCACTAAATCAAGCAGTAAATGATGGCATTATTAGCAAGAACCCAGCTGTTAACATCAAAGGCTTCAAGGAGCCTGATTCTCATAGAGAATATCTAACGCTTGATGAACTAAAAAAGATTGCAAGTGCCGAATGTGAGTTACCTATTTTGAAAAAGTCTTTTCTATTCTCGTGTCTTACAGGTTTGAGATTTTCTGATGTTAGTTCCCTTACATGGAAACAATTAGAGAGTTCTTCAGAAGAAGGTTATTACCTTAGGTTTACACAACAAAAAACGAAAGGTGTAACCAAACAGTATATTCAACCTCAAGCAGTAAAGCTTTTAGGCCCAACAGGAGAACCAGAAGAGAAAATATTCAAAGGCTTATACTATTCAGCTCATAATAATAAACTACTTCGCAAATGGGTGCATTCTGCTGGCATTAGCAAGCATATAACATTTCACAGTGCAAGACATACCTTTGCTACATTACTAATTACATTAGATGTTGATTTGTACACAGTATCAAAACTCTTAGGTCATAGTGATGTAAAGATTACGCAGATTTACGCTAAACTTATTGATAAGAAAAAAAGAGAGGCCATCGATAAAGTACCAGATTTAGGAATAGAACTATGA
- a CDS encoding helix-turn-helix domain-containing protein has protein sequence MSSNIRVQRKCQHCGELFIAKTTVTKFCGDNCAKRAYKERKREESITKSIDETVDEMRQPLIEAQAKEFLNVNDLTLLIGLSRRTVYRLIKDKRLNALKLGNRFVIRRSDLNKMFE, from the coding sequence ATGAGTAGCAATATCCGAGTTCAGAGAAAGTGTCAGCACTGTGGTGAGCTTTTTATAGCCAAAACTACAGTAACTAAGTTTTGTGGTGACAACTGTGCCAAGCGTGCTTATAAGGAGAGGAAAAGAGAGGAAAGTATCACAAAATCTATTGATGAAACAGTGGATGAAATGCGTCAACCACTAATAGAAGCTCAGGCTAAAGAGTTTTTAAATGTTAATGATTTGACTCTTCTTATAGGCCTAAGTAGGAGAACTGTTTACAGATTAATTAAAGATAAGAGGTTGAACGCTCTTAAACTCGGTAACAGGTTTGTTATTAGAAGAAGTGATTTAAATAAAATGTTTGAATAA
- the mnmE gene encoding tRNA uridine-5-carboxymethylaminomethyl(34) synthesis GTPase MnmE, producing MINQLYNTDTIVAVATAPGVGAIAVIRLSGPEAINITNSVFKGKDLAKQTSHSIHFGTIRDEDKVLDEVLVSLFVAPHSYTKENVVEISCHGSDFIVQQIVKLLLKKGARLANAGEFTKRAFLNGQFDLAQAEAVADLISSDSALSHEVAMKQMRGGFSQEIKRLRAELVHFASMIELELDFGEEDVEFADRDQLRSLILNIQKIIRELLKSFELGNVIKNGVPTVIVGKPNAGKSTLLNKLLNEEKAIVSDVPGTTRDFIEDEINIEGITFRFIDTAGLRETTDKVEAIGVERTMQKLSQSSLIIYLFDITEVTATEVQAELDRLNPQKLPLVAVANKIDRASDDKVKAFESIEGLVTISAAEGANLDELKQALVEKVNLGKLNTQSQTIVTNLRHVDSLNKTYAALDDVLNGLGLGMSGDLVAADIRRALYSLGEITGEITTDDLLDNIFTKFCIGK from the coding sequence TTGATAAATCAATTATATAATACTGATACTATAGTAGCCGTAGCTACTGCCCCGGGCGTAGGAGCCATTGCCGTAATCAGGCTTTCTGGTCCTGAAGCAATAAACATTACCAATAGTGTTTTCAAAGGCAAAGACCTGGCAAAGCAAACTAGCCACTCCATTCACTTCGGTACCATCAGAGATGAAGATAAAGTGCTGGACGAGGTGCTTGTGTCGTTGTTTGTGGCACCACATTCCTATACCAAAGAAAATGTAGTGGAGATCTCCTGCCATGGTTCCGATTTCATCGTGCAGCAGATCGTAAAGCTGCTACTGAAGAAAGGTGCTCGCCTGGCTAACGCCGGAGAGTTCACTAAGCGTGCCTTCCTGAACGGCCAGTTTGACCTTGCCCAGGCCGAAGCTGTGGCTGACCTTATCTCCTCTGACTCCGCCCTCTCACATGAGGTAGCCATGAAACAGATGCGCGGCGGATTCTCGCAGGAGATCAAGCGCCTGCGTGCGGAGCTAGTTCATTTTGCCTCTATGATAGAACTGGAGCTAGACTTTGGAGAGGAAGATGTTGAGTTTGCCGACCGTGATCAGTTGCGCTCGCTTATTTTAAACATCCAGAAGATCATAAGGGAGCTGCTGAAGTCATTTGAACTTGGCAACGTAATCAAGAATGGCGTACCTACGGTAATTGTTGGCAAACCCAACGCTGGCAAATCTACCCTGCTGAACAAGCTGCTGAATGAAGAGAAAGCCATCGTATCGGACGTACCAGGTACAACGCGCGATTTTATAGAGGATGAGATAAACATTGAGGGCATAACATTCCGTTTTATTGATACAGCCGGACTGCGCGAGACAACGGATAAAGTAGAAGCCATTGGTGTGGAGCGCACTATGCAGAAGTTGAGCCAGTCATCGCTCATCATCTACCTGTTCGATATTACTGAAGTTACCGCTACAGAAGTACAGGCCGAATTAGACAGACTGAACCCTCAAAAGCTACCATTGGTAGCTGTAGCTAATAAAATTGACCGTGCTTCCGATGACAAGGTTAAAGCGTTTGAAAGTATAGAAGGTCTAGTTACCATATCAGCGGCCGAAGGCGCCAACCTGGATGAACTAAAGCAGGCTTTAGTGGAGAAGGTTAACCTTGGTAAGCTGAACACGCAAAGCCAGACTATTGTAACCAACCTGCGCCATGTAGACAGTCTGAATAAAACCTATGCAGCCCTGGATGATGTGCTTAATGGATTAGGCCTTGGTATGAGCGGAGACCTAGTAGCAGCCGATATTAGAAGAGCTCTTTATAGCTTGGGTGAAATCACTGGTGAAATCACAACAGATGACCTACTGGATAATATATTTACCAAGTTCTGCATCGGCAAGTAA
- a CDS encoding thioredoxin family protein has protein sequence MKKSISIYLSLLALPLFYTACTSNKTPTATAVADNTSVAVEAATAKTPTPKAKEASAKIQWLTIEQAAARMEKEPRKMVIDVYTDWCGWCKKMDKETFTDSEVAELVNKHYYAVKLNAEGKEPITLKGQTFNFKTEYKAHELAVALLQGQMSFPTTVYLDEKMNMLAPVPGYLDADNFSKILRYFGENHHQSMNFQEYETQAK, from the coding sequence ATGAAGAAAAGCATAAGCATATACCTTTCCCTACTGGCACTGCCACTATTTTATACAGCCTGCACCAGTAACAAAACCCCTACTGCAACTGCCGTTGCCGACAACACATCAGTTGCAGTAGAAGCAGCCACAGCAAAAACTCCTACTCCCAAAGCCAAGGAAGCTAGTGCCAAGATACAGTGGTTAACTATAGAGCAGGCTGCAGCCCGCATGGAAAAAGAGCCTCGCAAGATGGTTATCGATGTGTATACTGACTGGTGCGGCTGGTGCAAAAAAATGGACAAGGAGACCTTCACAGATTCAGAGGTAGCCGAGCTGGTAAACAAACATTATTACGCCGTAAAGCTTAATGCCGAGGGCAAAGAGCCTATAACCTTAAAGGGGCAGACGTTTAACTTTAAGACAGAGTACAAAGCGCATGAGTTAGCTGTAGCATTACTGCAGGGCCAGATGAGTTTTCCGACCACTGTTTACCTGGATGAAAAAATGAATATGCTGGCCCCCGTACCAGGATATCTGGATGCTGATAATTTTTCCAAAATACTCCGGTACTTTGGTGAAAACCATCATCAGTCAATGAACTTTCAGGAGTACGAAACGCAGGCAAAATAA